From the genome of Opisthocomus hoazin isolate bOpiHoa1 chromosome 8, bOpiHoa1.hap1, whole genome shotgun sequence, one region includes:
- the NINJ2 gene encoding ninjurin-2 isoform X1 gives MASEGESINLQGVNHQLRINGPMNINHYATKKSVAESMLDVALFMANVTQLKAVLEQGPSFQYYVTLIVLISISLFFQVMIGILLIITARLNLNDVAKQPRLNILNNAATALIFITVILNIFITAFGVQKTGLYPTRNFRPY, from the exons gGCGTGAATCATCAGCTCCGGATTAACGGGCCGATGAACATCAACCACTACGCAACGAAGAAGAGTGTGGCGGAGAGCATGCTGGACGTGGCCTTGTTCATGGCGAACGTCACGCAGCTCAAagcagtgctggagcaggggcctTCCTTCCAGTATTACGTGACCCTCATTGTGCTCATCAGCATCTCCCTCTTCTTCCAGGTGATGATCGGGATTCTCCTCATCATCACTG CTCGCTTGAACCTGAATGATGTTGCGAAGCAACCCCGCCTGAATATACTCAACAATGCCGCCACAGCTCTCATCTTCATCACGGTCATCCTCAACATCTTCATCACAGCCTTTGGGGTGCAGAAGACTGGCCTCTACCCTACCAGGAATTTTCGACCTTATTAA
- the NINJ2 gene encoding ninjurin-2 isoform X2 gives MNINHYATKKSVAESMLDVALFMANVTQLKAVLEQGPSFQYYVTLIVLISISLFFQVMIGILLIITARLNLNDVAKQPRLNILNNAATALIFITVILNIFITAFGVQKTGLYPTRNFRPY, from the exons ATGAACATCAACCACTACGCAACGAAGAAGAGTGTGGCGGAGAGCATGCTGGACGTGGCCTTGTTCATGGCGAACGTCACGCAGCTCAAagcagtgctggagcaggggcctTCCTTCCAGTATTACGTGACCCTCATTGTGCTCATCAGCATCTCCCTCTTCTTCCAGGTGATGATCGGGATTCTCCTCATCATCACTG CTCGCTTGAACCTGAATGATGTTGCGAAGCAACCCCGCCTGAATATACTCAACAATGCCGCCACAGCTCTCATCTTCATCACGGTCATCCTCAACATCTTCATCACAGCCTTTGGGGTGCAGAAGACTGGCCTCTACCCTACCAGGAATTTTCGACCTTATTAA